Proteins encoded in a region of the Magallana gigas chromosome 8, xbMagGiga1.1, whole genome shotgun sequence genome:
- the LOC136271031 gene encoding E3 ubiquitin-protein ligase TRIM36-like — translation MDPDEDSLQDVVRCHLCGTPVTPLHCVICNIHLCKECEGKHLSDKSKQHKVVPFKYRRSFPKCKKHSTKKSENFCEKCKIPICELCVYSKEHQTHSVVDILEILEKKTQFLQKDLQDFEKLIFPKYQEIASSISEQKADLKEYSQKVTAAINTHGEDLHREIDTIVQELKSFFDEINSKNLDILYKQEGEITQTISEITQSIAYLKKLLNSNDVSLVSTYKPRNAEFRRLPPKLTVSLPSFTLQKINTEQLYQQFGSLSTSSIQIEEHGYIMDSPPDRPLIDKPRIIKEIITEFGRVHSLSCVSDEDIWTCGRKNIMRLYNLQGDLVKSVQTKSGNDPWDIAVTRSGDLVYTDFEDRTVNIVKNTKIQAVIRLHGWKPHGVFSTSCGDLLVIMYADDNNQTKVVRYSGSTGKQNIQYNEKGDPLYSSVGDKYISENRNLDICVSDWVAGAVVVVNQAGKLRFTYTGPPSTTKGSFKPFGITTDSQGRILTADYTNHRIHILDQDGQFIRYIDNCKLEFPRGLCVDTRDNLFVAEHTGCKVKKIQYYLDYK, via the coding sequence ATGGACCCTGACGAGGACAGCCTCCAGGATGTGgtacggtgtcatctctgtggGACTCCGGTTACTCCTTTACACTGTGTCATTTGTaacatacatctgtgtaaagaaTGTGAGGGGAAACATCTTTCTGATAAATCCAAACAACACAAAGTGGTGCCATTCAAGTATCGGAGATCTTTTCCTAAATGTAAAAAACATTCCACAAAGAAAAGTGAAAATTTCTGTGAGAAATGCAAAATTCCTATTTGTGAACTATGTGTTTACTCTAAGGAACACCAAACTCATAGTGTAGtagatattttggaaattttagaaaagaaaacacaattcttacagaaagatttacaagattttgaaaaactaaTTTTTCCTAAATATCAAGAAATTGCATCTAGTATTTCCGAACAAAAGGCTGATCTGAAAGAATACTCCCAGAAAGTGACAGCAGCAATCAACACacatggagaagacttgcacagagaaatagacaccattGTACAGGAACTGAAATCtttttttgatgaaatcaaCTCAAAAAACTTGGACATCCTATATAAACAGGAAGGTGAAATCACTCaaaccatttctgaaatcacacagagcaTTGCTTATCTGAAGAAGTTATTgaactccaatgatgtcagccttGTCTCTACCTACAAACCCAGGAAcgctgaattcagaagattgcctcctaaactcacagtttCCTTACCTAGTTTTACCCTTCAGAAGATCAATACagaacagctttatcaacagtttggttctctgtcaacGTCATCTATCCAAAtagaagaacatggctacatAATGGATTCTCCTCCggacagaccgctcattgatAAACCACGGATAATCAAAGAGATAATTACAGAGTTTGGAAGAGTACACAGCTTGTCTTGTGTTAGTGATGAAGATATCTGGACGTGTGGTAGAAAAAACATTATGCGACTCTACAACCTGCAGGGTGATCTAGTGAAGTCGGTCCAAACTAAGTCAGGGAACGATCCatgggacatagcagtgacaaggagtggggatctagtttacaCTGATTTTGaagatagaactgtgaacatagtaaaaaatacaaagattcaGGCGGTGATCAGACTACATGGATGGAAACCTCACGGTGTCTTTAGTACCTCTTGTGGTGACCTTTTGGTTATCATGTACGCTGATGATAATaatcaaacaaaagttgtgcgttactctggctccacagggAAACAAAATATTCAGTACAATGAAAAAGGAGatcctctctattcatctgttGGAgataaatacatcagtgagaacagaaACCTAGATATATGTGTGTCAGACTGGGTAGCaggtgcagtagtggtggtcaatcaggccgggaaactccggtttacttatactggtcctccctctactaccaagggatcatttAAACCAttcggcatcacaacagacagccagggtagGATTCTGACAGCAGACTATACCaaccaccgtatccacatcctggatcaggacggacagttcatccgctacattgataactgtaaaTTAGAGTTTCCacggggtttatgtgtggacaccagagataacctctttgtggctgagcaCACCGGatgtaaagtgaagaaaatacaatattaccTTGATTACAAGTAA
- the LOC105343609 gene encoding uncharacterized protein, with protein sequence MADEKGNLDHVESPEAQNPEESTAEREKRIRTLTEKGKELYETHCVRFVNELEKCKDQLSNELMTIAIVKSNPKEIREAIQRLEIGCAKYELTHKNYVALLEGYSTEQSLREKNIQVSEYQEVNMKTQSALEAAKKHLTLIDKDKESQKTSSSKRSAIKLKLAEETARLRLIEAQLAEEEKKASIERRRAELSTMFELNRTKQEVAEEESDDDLNSQEDDPLKDIPKLSGVEKTRNFIENANFKSLQTETSFMKNEKMPPQVFSQQTPDVHVDQLRQRQHTLSHFPSYPVSAPAPSAAHYPNQLSEFHNFLLKKDITMNRFMKFDDNPTNYSVWKASFKNIVESLILTPQEETDLLVKWLGPDSSRQALSLRAANIHNPIVGLQRIWARLDERYGAPELIESSIRKKLASFQRIQLPRDARHMYDLVDILSEIQCLKEDSNYAALLSFYDTSSGVNPIIAKLPQFLQNKWMDRAARYKKSRSVTFPPFTVFIDFVSEMASTLNDPCFMFDYRKVNEEPKPVQKQRQCYVTTKKTGVKQDERSEYKQKVLCPIHPKSRTHELKDCKEFFKRSFDEKKGLLKEHRACFRCCSLEHLRTDCKTSLKCSECNSTSHMTAMHMSKTPLGTEPVTQTKTERVDGGEHLDVIPISSKCTAICGKSFKGRSCAKTLAVNIYKTGNPERSTKVYAMLDEHCNRSLISPEVLDTLGIHTAETQYTLTSCSGSYQTAGRIAHNLTIQSLDKDYNLELPTVIECPEIPNDVTEIPTPDVAQHFPHLQGIANMIPPYDPDVPIGLLIGRDVTEAHHVLDQIIGPKDTPFAQRLHHGWVIIGEACLERTRTPFMVNSKKTSVRRDGRPSLFEPCSKGISVKRLDTNKPPDKDQRVASSYSGDNLFRKEDDDNEVGLSVEDRHFLEIMDKEMVRGGDGNWTAPLPFRPHAPLPNNKELAERRAYILDKSLQKNITKRKHFVEFMSKVLESAAEVAPELTKDKEAWYLPLFGVYHPKKPEKIRGVFDSSAEFNGMSLNKILTTGPNLTNNLQGILIRFRKEKCAIVADIEQMFYSFLVREDHRDHLRFLWYRDNDADAPLIEYRMKAHAFGNSPSPAVATYGLRKCVQQTDVYGDDVAEFVTHNFYVDDGLTSLTSAEEAIDLLKRTQTALKTEGNLHLHKIASNDPVVMSAFPREDLCKEMVSLNTEKDTLPVHQSLGVSWDLHLDAFTFQIQLEEKPDTRRGCLSTLNSIYDPMGFVAPILLPGKILLREITKSSDWDETLEPGTAESWRMWKNSLSSLENVMVPRMYFKESLSHLDWVQLHVFSDASELAVSAVAYLRSCYKGEISVSFIMGKAKLAPSRGHTIPRLELCAALLATEVGEFIRKNLQTTLEEIRYHTDSKVVLGYLNNKTRRFFNYVSNRVERILSVTEPKQWFYVSTVDNPADHGTRGLRSVGDLQEKWLKGPSFLIHPELSATQEYSLVSPELDKEIRIEVKKTTCALDEDFADRCNRFSRWHKLVSVITLIKGRARRRFERKGGNEPVRLREESEEVLIKIIQKQAYGDEIASLSTKSPVSRASPLCRLSPVLDEKGILRVGGRLSQSSLPVEQRNPIILPGKSHLTVLLVRHIHELVHHQGRLITEGALRNHGYWVTGSKRVVSSLIHKCIVCRKLRGNFEYQKMADLPTDRIEPGPPFTSVGVDTFGPWMVISRKTRGGMAHNKRWALLFTCLTTRAVHIEVVEDMTSSSVINAIRRLVAVRGEVREFRSDRGTNFVGAADEMKTNVVNIEDEPFKDHLDRHGITWIFNAPHSSHMGGVWERMIGMARRILDSMFLKQQREITHEVLVTLMAEVSAIINSRPITAISYDSNAPMILSPSLLLTQRTTGCPTLCEGLDIKDIYKAQWRHVQVLANTFWKQWKEQFLQSLQSRRKWTEERPNIKIGDVILLKDSSLPRFQWPVGIVESVYPSHNDNHVRKVQVRIVRDGKPVILTRPITELVLLIN encoded by the coding sequence ATGGCGGACGAGAAGGGAAACCTTGACCATGTTGAATCGCCCGAAGCACAGAACCCAGAGGAATCTACCGCAGAGAGAGAAAAACGCATAAGAACTCTTACCGAAAAAGGAAAAGAGCTGTATGAGACTCATTGTGTGCGGTTTGTTAATGAATTAGAGAAATGCAAGGATCAGTTATCAAACGAACTCATGACAATCGCAATTGTGAAATCCAACCCAAAAGAAATCAGGGAAGCAATACAAAGATTAGAGATTGGATGTGCAAAATACGAACTCACTCATAAAAACTATGTGGCATTGCTAGAAGGCTATTCAACAGAACAGAGCCTTAGAGAGAAAAACATCCAAGTAAGTGAATACCAAGAGGTAAACATGAAGACACAGAGTGCACTAGAGGCAGCAAAAAAGCACTTGACACTCAttgataaagataaagaatCTCAAAAAACATCATCATCCAAACGAAGTGCCATAAAACTCAAACTGGCTGAAGAAACAGCAAGACTAAGGCTTATTGAAGCCCAGTTGGCAGAAGAGGAAAAGAAGGCGAGTATAGAGAGAAGACGTGCAGAGCTAAGTACCATGTTTGAACTTAACAGAACAAAACAGGAAGTAGCTGAAGAGGAATCCGATGATGACCTGAACTCACAAGAAGATGATCCTCTTAAAGATATTCCCAAACTGTCAGGCGTTGAGAAGACAAGGAACTTTAtagaaaatgcaaattttaaatcccTGCAGACAGAAACaagtttcatgaaaaatgaaaaaatgccTCCACAAGTGTTTAGTCAGCAAACACCTGACGTGCACGTCGACCAACTCAGGCAGCGACAACACACTCTAAGCCATTTTCCGAGTTACCCAGTATCTGCGCCCGCACCATCAGCTGCACATTATCCAAATCAACTGagtgaatttcataattttctgttaAAGAAAGACATTACCATGAATAGATTTATGAAATTTGATGACAATCCAACAAATTATTCAGTGTGGAAGGCTTCATTCAAGAATATTGTAGAGAGCCTCATTTTGACACCACAGGAGGAGACAGATCTCCTGGTGAAGTGGTTAGGGCCTGACTCCTCAAGACAAGCTCTAAGTTTAAGAGCAGCAAACATCCACAATCCAATTGTTGGGTTGCAACGCATCTGGGCTAGACTTGACGAAAGATATGGCGCACCAGAGTTGATAGAAAGTTCGATCAGAAAAAAGTTAGCTTCCTTTCAGCGCATCCAACTTCCTCGAGACGCTCGACACATGTATGATCTGGTCGACATCCTGTCAGAAATACAGTGTCTGAAAGAAGACTCAAACTATGCAGCCTTGCTTTCCTTCTATGACACCTCTTCAGGCGTGAACCCTATCATAGCAAAGCTGCCTCAGTTTCTTCAGAACAAGTGGATGGATCGCGCGGCAAGATACAAGAAATCCAGAAGTGTAACATTCCCACCTTTCACAGTGTTCATAGACTTCGTCAGTGAGATGGCATCAACCTTAAATGACCCTTGTTTCATGTTTGATTACAGAAAGGTCAATGAAGAACCGAAACCAGTGCAGAAACAAAGACAATGTTATGTAACGACAAAAAAAACTGGTGTGAAACAGGACGAGAGATCTGAATACAAACAGAAAGTCTTGTGCCCAATACACCCCAAGTCGCGAACTCATGAGTTGAAGGACTGCAAAGAATTTTTCAAGAGATCCTTTGATGAAAAGAAAGGACTGTTAAAAGAACATAGAGCCTGCTTCAGATGCTGCAGTTTAGAACATTTAAGGACTGACTGTAAAACATCTCTGAAATGTTCGGAGTGCAATAGCACTTCACACATGACCGCCATGCACATGTCAAAGACACCCTTGGGAACAGAACCAGTGACACAGACAAAGACAGAGAGAGTTGATGGCGGGGAGCATCTTGATGTCATCCCAATCAGCTCCAAATGTACAGCTATCTGCGGAAAATCCTTCAAGGGACGCTCTTGTGCCAAGACTTTAGCTGTCAACATCTACAAAACTGGGAATCCTGAGAGGTCAACTAAAGTTTATGCCATGCTTGATGAGCACTGCAACAGGTCGCTTATCAGTCCTGAAGTGCTAGACACACTAGGAATCCATACAGCGGAAACACAGTACACATTAACATCCTGTTCAGGAAGCTACCAAACAGCCGGCAGAATAGCTCATAATCTTACCATCCAGTCACTAGACAAGGACTACAACTTAGAACTTCCTACGGTGATTGAGTGCCCTGAAATTCCAAATGATGTGACTGAAATCCCGACGCCAGACGTTGCGCAGCATTTTCCCCACCTACAGGGCATTGCAAACATGATACCCCCATATGACCCAGATGTGCCTATAGGTCTTCTCATTGGCAGAGACGTGACAGAAGCTCATCACGTGCTGGATCAGATAATAGGACCCAAAGATACACCCTTTGCTCAAAGGCTTCATCATGGTTGGGTCATCATTGGAGAAGCCTGCTTAGAGAGAACTAGGACTCCCTTTATGGTAAACAGCAAGAAAACCTCTGTCAGAAGAGATGGACGTCCTTCTTTGTTTGAACCATGCAGCAAAGGCATTTCCGTAAAACGGCTGGATACTAACAAACCCCCAGACAAGGATCAGAGAGTAGCCAGTTCTTACTCAGGCGACAATCTCTTTCGTAAAGAAGATGATGATAATGAAGTCGGACTATCGGTAGAGGATAGACACTTCTTAGAAATAATGGATAAAGAAATGGTGAGAGGAGGAGATGGAAATTGGACGGCACCATTGCCATTTCGACCACACGCTCCCTTACCAAACAACAAAGAGTTAGCAGAACGCCGCGCTTACATCTTAGATAAGAGTCTCCAGAAGAATATTACAAAGAGAAAACACTTTGTCGAGTTCATGAGCAAAGTGCTCGAATCAGCAGCTGAAGTGGCTCCCGAACTAACTAAGGACAAAGAAGCATGGTACTTGCCCCTCTTTGGAGTATACCACCCAAAGAAACCAGAGAAGATCAGAGGAGTGTTTGACTCATCAGCTGAGTTCAACGGAATGTCCCTGAACAAGATTCTCACCACTGGACCTAACCTTACAAACAACTTACAGGGAATACTGATTCGATTCAGGAAGGAGAAATGTGCAATAGTAGCAGACATAGAACAGATGTTCTATTCCTTTCTAGTCAGGGAGGATCACAGAGATCATTTGAGGTTCCTTTGGTATAGGGACAATGACGCAGATGCCCCCCTAATTGAGTACAGGATGAAGGCTCATGCGTTCGGGAATTCACCCTCACCTGCCGTAGCTACATACGGTCTTAGAAAATGTGTTCAACAGACAGATGTCTATGGTGATGATGTAGCAGAATTCGTGACCCACAATTTCTACGTGGATGACGGTCTCACCTCCTTAACTTCTGCGGAAGAGGCTATCGATCTCCTTAAAAGGACACAAACTGCTCTGAAAACTGAAGGTAATCTACATCTCCACAAAATCGCCTCAAATGACCCTGTAGTCATGAGTGCCTTTCCCCGGGAAGATTTGTGTAAGGAGATGGTGTCACTCAACACGGAAAAGGATACGCTTCCGGTTCACCAGAGCCTTGGTGTGTCTTGGGATTTGCATCTCGATGCCTTCACCTTCCAGATACAACTTGAAGAGAAGCCTGACACACGGCGAGGCTGTTTGTCCACTCTTAACAGCATTTATGATCCTATGGGGTTCGTCGCTCCAATACTGCTTCCAGGAAAAATTCTCCTCCGAGAGATCACGAAATCATCAGACTGGGATGAAACTTTGGAACCTGGAACAGCCGAAAGTTGGCGTATGTGGAAAAACTCTTTATCCTCGCTGGAAAATGTAATGGTCCCACGAATGTACTTTAAAGAGTCTTTGAGCCACTTGGACTGggtacaactacatgtattttcagaCGCCTCGGAGTTAGCTGTGTCAGCCGTTGCGTATCTCAGGTCTTGCTACAAAGGAGAAATCAGTGTGTCCTTTATTATGGGAAAGGCAAAACTGGCTCCCTCCAGAGGCCACACAATACCTCGCCTGGAGCTTTGCGCAGCTTTGTTGGCTACAGAAGTTGGAGAATTCATCAGGAAGAATTTACAGACCACATTAGAAGAGATTCGATACCATACAGACAGCAAGGTTGTGTTGGGCTACCTTAACAACAAAACCAGACGCTTCTTCAACTATGTCAGCAATCGCGTAGAGCGCATATTATCAGTGACAGAGCCAAAGCAATGGTTTTATGTGTCAACAGTTGACAACCCAGCAGATCATGGTACAAGGGGCCTGAGATCTGTTGGAGACCTCCAAGAAAAATGGCTTAAGGGACCGTCTTTCTTGATACACCCTGAACTCAGCGCTACACAGGAGTATTCACTCGTGTCACCTGAATTGGATAAGGAGATCAGAATTGAAGTGAAGAAAACGACTTGTGCGTTGGATGAGGATTTCGCGGACAGATGCAACAGATTCAGTCGTTGGCACAAGTTAGTTAGTGTAATAACTCTCATAAAGGGACGTGCTAGACGTCGTTTCGAAAGGAAAGGAGGAAACGAACCAGTGAGGCTGAGGGAGGAGTCTGAAGAGGTCCTAATCAAGATCATTCAGAAGCAAGCATATGGAGACGAAATAGCTTCATTGAGTACAAAGTCACCTGTCTCCAGAGCAAGTCCTCTGTGTCGTTTATCTCCTGTCTTGGACGAAAAAGGGATCCTGCGAGTTGGTGGGAGACTTTCTCAGAGCAGCCTACCAGTAGAACAGCGGAACCCAATCATTCTACCCGGAAAGTCTCATCTAACCGTTCTACTTGTACGTCATATTCATGAACTTGTGCACCACCAAGGCAGACTCATTACCGAGGGCGCTCTTCGCAACCATGGGTACTGGGTGACGGGCTCTAAGAGAGTTGTATCTTCTCTTATACACAAATGTATAGTGTGTCGAAAGCTCAGAGGAAATTTTGAATACCAGAAGATGGCAGACTTGCCCACGGATCGCATTGAGCCAGGGCCTCCATTCACATCTGTGGGAGTAGATACGTTTGGCCCATGGATGGTTATATCAAGGAAAACTAGAGGGGGTATGGCACACAACAAGAGGTGGGCTTTGCTTTTTACCTGCCTCACAACCAGAGCAGTTCATATAGAAGTAGTAGAAGATATGACTAGTTCTTCTGTAATTAACGCAATCCGTCGCCTCGTGGCCGTCAGAGGAGAGGTCAGAGAGTTTCGCTCTGACCGAGGTACCAACTTCGTTGGAGCCGCTGACGAGATGAAGACAAATGTAGTAAACATTGAAGATGAGCCATTTAAAGACCACCTAGACCGCCATGGGATAACTTGGATCTTCAACGCACCCCACTCCTCCCACATGGGTGGAGTGTGGGAACGCATGATAGGCATGGCAAGGAGGATCTTGGACTCAATGTTTCTTAAACAGCAACGTGAGATCACCCACGAAGTCCTCGTTACACTGATGGCAGAGGTCAGCGCCATCATTAACTCGAGACCCATTACTGCTATTTCATATGACTCAAACGCTCCCATGATTCTCAGTCCTTCGTTACTTCTCACTCAGAGGACCACAGGATGCCCCACTTTATGTGAAGGTTTGGATATCAAGGATATCTACAAGGCACAGTGGCGCCATGTCCAAGTTTTAGCAAACACCTTCTGGAAACAGTGGAAGGAACAGTTTCTCCAGAGCCTGCAATCTCGTCGCAAGTGGACTGAGGAAAGACCAAACATCAAAATAGGAGATGTGATTTTGCTGAAGGACTCGAGCTTACCCAGATTTCAGTGGCCAGTTGGAATCGTAGAGAGTGTGTATCCGTCTCATAATGATAACCATGTGCGTAAAGTGCAAGTTCGAATTGTAAGAGATGGTAAACCAGTAATCCTCACCCGTCCTATTACTGAACTGGTGCTGTTAATAAACTGA